The DNA window CTCTATGAGCTCTTGCTGTAGATCGAGAAATTAGAGCAGCGGTTCTTTGCGTTTCCGTCGGGCAACATTACCAATCTGCCGATTAGGTCGAATACGTCATTGTGGAAATTCCTTCTGCGAGTGAATTAGTCCACCCTCATAGTTAGGTCCTTACCTATATTACCAGCTTTTTATGCAGTCCGAGAAGTAACTAGTTAATAAAGTACGATTACAGTACAAGCATGATCTTCGGAAAATTATTCATGAAAAATATTGTAACTGCAAAGCTTCAGATCTAAGAGGCGATGCTGAAAAATGGATGACAGAGTAATAGACGATTAACGTGATGGTAACTAGTGATATAATAACGAATTGCGGATAAACGTCGTCACTGTGTAGGCAATCTTCTAGCACTCCTGCATTCATTCTCATTTCGTCTAATATTCACAACAAACTTAGTTAACTGAAAGAGCCACTGACAACACCGTTTACATGATGTATGGAACGGCGAACTACATGGATTGCCACTGCGACAGTGGAGATAGGCCTCTCTCCTTCTATCCTTCTAACAGTGAAGTATGCACGATGAGTGTACGGTGCAATATGAAGTGTGTTAAAGATATTCACTGAAAGTTTTGTCCACAAGAGTTTAGCCTCAACTTGCTGCTTCTCCAGCGCATAAGCAATGAATTTTAGCCAATTTATTCGGGTATTACTTATTACTACTTATTCGTATTTTTACTATTACATCATGATTTGAATACTGGCTACTAGAAAGGACGCGTAGTTTTTTCAAACGTGATTAGACCAGCGATTTTATGTTCTTCAGCTTctgatctcattttttttcaaaagttttgccGCTCCTTTTTCTGTTCGAAGTCCATAAAGAAGTCGGTTCCCActtgttttagaaaaatggACAACTCATCTACTAGACGATCCTAAATATATTCCCTTGGAAGATGTCACAGATGATTGTAGTATGCTGTCTGCCGAAGAAAATACCGAAGATTTCATCGACTCCAATAGAATATTAAGGCAAGTgccattcttcttttcgtaTAGGCCTTGGTTACTTGCCATGCAACGTTCTGCAGCAAACTTACACTTGGGGACTTCATTGGTAGCAAACCGCAGTCACACAAAAAGTGGGAAGTCTTCACGGCAAATCAGATGGAGAACATTCATTTGAGGTAAGAACCTATCTCTCTAATATCGTTTATTCGTTTTAGTTCAGTTTTGTAATGAATAGAGTTCTATTATACATTGTCACAATGAAAAGCGCTCAATTAATTGACATCTCGAAATACACGAATTTATTCActcatattttcaaaattttcgatatCGATGTGAAAAAGTGGATAGGTCTGATTTAATGGAAGAAGTCAACAGTTGAAAATTTAACGTAACGAACTAAAGGTTCAGTTATGGGGTTAACGTAACGAACTAAAGGTTCGCTACGTTAACCCCATAACTGACTCTCTAACAGGAATTGTGTTCCTGAATGACACAATTCAGGAACACAATTTCTGTTAGAGAGTCACATCTTATAGCTGATGAAAGCTTTTGCCTTTTGTGATGGCCATCCTTAGACTCCATTCAAGCAAGTCTTGGAAGACAAACACAGCATTGCGTTATAAGCAGCAATATGCGCGTACCTACAGTCCACAACTAAGCTGAGGAATTACGATTCACGGTCCATGtagatttttccttctcattctTAACTCATGgtcgaaattttctttagCGTTTAAAACACTATGTCTTAGCTTAGCCGGCTTCGTGAAACAGTATTATTATATGTTAGTATCAACTCCGATTATAGATAAGGGGCTTATTATAAAGTACCGTTCGCTGTTGTGATTATTTTCGTGACATAACGACTTGTACCatccaagagtgcggcagacaacgctctgcccctTGATTATTTCGCTCACATTCTCTGTCTACTGTATAATAAacacattccactgaaccaccgtttcGGTCTGTTCAATTAGAGTGATAAAACCCTAGGTCTCTAGTTGCCCACTTATATGGTCTGGTACATCGACTAAAACAAGTCAATACTCCCACGTCAAAGAGTAACATTTTTGAGATCAGGAGAAGAGACTAGTTCATTAATAAAGAGCACACAGGTCCAACCAAAGACTTAGAATCGATTGATTCATCCCGTTTTTGGGAACGCTCCCTTACACAAATTATCTGGAGCTAAAACTCTGAAGTTAATCAGAGTGACTCACCCCAATTTGAGTAATTTTCTCCCGTACACAATTTTCTGGAGCTAAATCTCTGACTAATCACATCAGAGTAAATTTTGGAAAGGAATTGCCAAAAAATGGCTTCATTTCCATAAGACACCAACTGTGTTGAGAGCATCAACGCTCAAGAATTTAATCTCCAGATATAAGGACTACACAACAAAGGCTGATTATCCTACCGTAGACGAAGAGAGCTACGAAGATTGTAGGTCAGCAATTACACTCTTAAAGAGCGGTATCAGGCACATTAGAGAAGGCAgagaaaatcagcaaaaattgTACAATGAAATAAGAGACGAATACAAAAGctgtaaaaataaatctgaGAAGAAAGATTTAATGCTCGAAATAGAGCAAATTGAAGATGAATCTCACTTGCAAATAGCAGAGGCAAATGACCTTATATTCATGTTAACTGCACGATTAGATGAAAGCAGTTTCATTTTGGACAGAATGAGTGTAAAACTCGGGAACATTACTCGCTGTAcaaggtgagaaaaaaaattcagatgaGGTAGAAACTCAAATCACACAAAATGAATGATGGTGAACAAAATGGCAACTATAATGAGAGTGAACCGAGCACTTCACAGTCAGGGTTGCCAAATTCAGTCGACTCGGTACAGGATCAAACAGAACAATTCCGTTATCGATCAATAAAACCTCCCCAAGCATCTCTACCGAAATTTCACGGAGAT is part of the Necator americanus strain Aroian chromosome V, whole genome shotgun sequence genome and encodes:
- a CDS encoding hypothetical protein (NECATOR_CHRV.G19212.T2): MKNLNRPTVTSVQVLDDNAVTTFSSLRTKKTIQHYITRINEKCKFEKDELDPARVLFNFVKPPRLRYSKEKKFKIEKWTTHLLDDPKYIPLEDVTDDCSMLSAEENTEDFIDSNRILSKLTLGDFIGSKPQSHKKWEVFTANQMENIHLRYKDYTTKADYPTVDEESYEDFDSVQDQTEQFRYRSIKPPQASLPKFHGDSEEFAEYWGISETLVHRSKELDVIEKILLLKESLRGRAQMP